A portion of the Bacteroides faecium genome contains these proteins:
- a CDS encoding response regulator transcription factor, producing MSKNDITVLLVEDELTLAMIIKDTLEESGFIIYTAGDGEEGLRLFFELRPDVLVADVMMPKMDGFEMVRRIRQTDKQTPVLFLTARSGINDVVEGFELGANDYLKKPFGMQELIIRIKALLGKAFLFTENKTSNRFEIGSYLFDPITQTLMHAGMKQELSHRESEILKRLCENKNQVVNTQDVLLELWGDDSFFNSRSLHVFITKLRHKLSQDEQIRIINVRGIGYKLIAT from the coding sequence ATGAGCAAAAATGATATCACAGTATTATTGGTAGAGGATGAACTGACGCTCGCCATGATTATCAAAGATACACTCGAAGAAAGTGGTTTTATCATCTATACGGCTGGTGACGGTGAAGAGGGATTACGTCTTTTCTTTGAACTGCGTCCGGACGTGCTCGTTGCCGACGTGATGATGCCGAAAATGGACGGGTTCGAAATGGTTCGCCGTATCCGTCAGACGGACAAACAAACCCCTGTCCTGTTTCTGACGGCGCGTTCGGGCATCAATGATGTGGTGGAAGGATTCGAACTCGGTGCGAATGATTATCTGAAAAAGCCTTTCGGCATGCAGGAGTTGATTATCCGCATCAAAGCATTGCTGGGAAAGGCGTTCTTATTCACGGAAAACAAGACTTCCAACCGCTTTGAAATAGGAAGTTATCTGTTCGATCCTATTACTCAGACTTTGATGCATGCCGGGATGAAGCAGGAACTCTCGCATCGTGAATCGGAAATTCTGAAACGGCTTTGCGAGAATAAAAACCAAGTGGTCAATACACAAGATGTACTGCTCGAACTTTGGGGAGACGACAGTTTTTTCAATTCACGGAGCCTGCATGTGTTTATCACCAAATTGCGGCATAAATTATCACAGGACGAGCAAATCCGTATCATCAATGTGCGGGGAATCGGTTATAAGTTAATTGCTACTTAA
- a CDS encoding occludin, with the protein MKKLILFLSLILSVGFASAQSEIPSDSIRRAPSANIKEFGGFLLDMGLMNVTAPQLPKFDLSMPDMSKDYNQIFRLNTDATYSQGFTDAFSSSYFSGFGYGWGLSSSPQFMQMGSFKLKNGMRINTYGDYDKDGWRVPNRSAMPWEKNNFRGAFELKSANGNFGIRIEVQQGRNVPY; encoded by the coding sequence ATGAAAAAACTGATTCTATTTCTTTCGTTGATATTGTCGGTCGGTTTTGCATCCGCACAGTCGGAAATTCCTTCTGATAGTATCCGTCGTGCTCCTTCGGCTAATATCAAGGAATTTGGCGGCTTTTTGCTGGATATGGGATTAATGAATGTCACTGCTCCGCAACTGCCTAAGTTTGATTTGAGCATGCCGGATATGAGCAAAGATTACAACCAGATATTCCGTTTGAATACGGACGCCACCTACTCACAAGGATTTACGGATGCATTTTCTTCCTCTTATTTCTCCGGTTTCGGATACGGTTGGGGGCTGTCGTCTTCTCCGCAGTTCATGCAGATGGGGTCTTTCAAGTTGAAAAACGGAATGAGAATTAATACATATGGAGATTATGATAAAGACGGCTGGAGAGTGCCTAACCGGAGCGCTATGCCTTGGGAAAAGAATAATTTCCGGGGAGCATTCGAGCTCAAATCCGCTAATGGCAATTTCGGGATACGGATTGAAGTGCAGCAGGGGCGCAATGTCCCCTACTAA
- a CDS encoding SDR family oxidoreductase codes for MKALFIGGTGTISTDVVALAQQRGWEITLLNRGSKKVPEGTRSIIADINDEEAVAKAIANENYDVVAQFIGYTAEDVQRDIRLFRNKTKQYIFISSASAYQKPLADYRITESTPLSNPYWQYSRNKIEAEEVLMSAYRADGFPVTIVRPSHTYNGTKPPVCVHGSKGNWQILKRILDGKPVIIPGDGTSLWTLTHSKDFAKGYVGLMANPHAIGNAFHITTDESMTWNQIYQTIADALGKPLNALHIPSDFLARHGENYDFKGELLGDKASTVVFDNSKIKRLVPDFVCNISMADGLRQAVQFMLAHPETQTPDLEFDSWCDRIADSMRVADEAFLKNSR; via the coding sequence ATGAAAGCATTATTCATTGGTGGAACGGGTACGATTAGTACCGACGTCGTTGCGTTGGCGCAACAGAGAGGGTGGGAGATTACCCTTCTCAATCGTGGTTCGAAAAAGGTGCCTGAAGGAACCCGCAGTATCATTGCAGATATAAATGACGAAGAAGCCGTGGCAAAAGCCATTGCAAATGAAAATTACGATGTAGTTGCCCAGTTCATTGGCTATACGGCAGAAGACGTTCAGCGTGATATCCGCCTGTTTCGGAATAAGACAAAGCAATATATCTTTATCAGCAGCGCCTCTGCTTATCAGAAACCATTGGCTGATTATCGCATAACGGAAAGCACTCCTTTATCGAATCCCTATTGGCAATATTCACGAAATAAGATAGAAGCGGAAGAAGTGTTGATGTCCGCTTATCGGGCAGATGGATTTCCGGTAACTATTGTCCGTCCCAGCCACACCTATAACGGCACAAAACCGCCTGTCTGTGTGCATGGAAGTAAGGGTAACTGGCAAATTTTGAAACGTATCCTCGACGGGAAACCTGTGATTATTCCCGGTGACGGGACTTCTCTGTGGACATTGACACACTCCAAGGACTTTGCCAAAGGATATGTAGGATTGATGGCGAATCCTCACGCCATAGGAAATGCCTTTCATATCACTACCGATGAAAGTATGACTTGGAATCAGATTTACCAAACGATTGCCGATGCATTGGGAAAACCTTTGAACGCATTGCACATCCCTTCCGATTTCCTCGCCAGACATGGAGAAAACTACGATTTTAAAGGCGAACTCTTAGGAGACAAAGCCTCTACTGTTGTTTTTGACAATTCGAAGATAAAGAGACTTGTCCCGGATTTTGTCTGTAATATATCAATGGCGGACGGTTTGCGGCAAGCCGTGCAATTTATGCTTGCTCATCCCGAAACTCAGACACCCGATTTGGAATTTGACTCATGGTGTGACCGTATCGCTGATTCGATGCGTGTGGCGGACGAAGCCTTTTTAAAGAACTCGCGTTGA
- a CDS encoding helix-turn-helix domain-containing protein has translation MDEITRIETIDQYDQLFGLETLHPLVNVIDFSKATKTVEYYHMNIGFYSLFLKDAKCGDLKYGRKYYDYQEGTVVCMAPGQVIGIDNRKQAPVRTQSIGVLFHPDLIRGTSLGQNIKNYSFFSYEVSEALHLSDQEKEIVTDCIHKIQIELEHAIDKHSKQLIVRNIELLLDYCMRFYERQFITRNQANKDIIVRFEHLLDEYFQGQAAMTEGLPSVKYFADKVCLSPNYFGDLIKKETGKTAQEYIQCRIIELAKERILEGTQTVSQIAYELGFQYPQHFSRLFKKHVGHTPNEYKQLN, from the coding sequence ATGGATGAAATTACCAGAATTGAAACTATTGACCAGTACGACCAACTGTTCGGACTGGAGACTTTGCACCCTTTGGTCAATGTGATTGACTTTTCAAAAGCAACAAAAACAGTGGAATACTATCACATGAACATCGGATTCTACTCTCTGTTCCTGAAAGACGCAAAATGCGGGGACCTAAAGTATGGTCGTAAATATTATGATTATCAGGAAGGGACGGTGGTTTGTATGGCTCCGGGACAAGTAATCGGAATAGATAACCGGAAGCAGGCACCAGTACGTACCCAATCTATCGGTGTCTTGTTCCATCCTGACTTAATCCGGGGAACTTCTCTGGGACAGAATATCAAGAATTATTCTTTCTTTTCTTATGAGGTAAGCGAAGCCTTGCACTTGTCCGACCAGGAAAAGGAAATCGTAACGGACTGCATACATAAGATACAAATCGAACTGGAACATGCTATCGACAAACATAGCAAGCAGCTTATCGTGCGCAACATCGAACTGTTACTCGATTACTGTATGCGTTTCTATGAACGGCAGTTTATCACCCGCAACCAGGCAAATAAAGATATTATCGTAAGGTTCGAGCATTTGCTGGATGAATATTTCCAAGGGCAGGCGGCGATGACCGAAGGGCTGCCTTCCGTAAAATACTTTGCGGACAAGGTATGTCTTTCTCCCAATTACTTTGGTGACCTGATAAAAAAGGAGACGGGTAAGACTGCACAGGAGTATATCCAATGCAGAATCATTGAACTTGCCAAAGAGCGGATATTAGAAGGTACGCAAACGGTCAGCCAGATAGCCTATGAACTGGGATTCCAGTATCCCCAACATTTCAGCCGGCTCTTTAAGAAACATGTCGGACATACCCCGAATGAATATAAGCAACTGAATTAA
- a CDS encoding helix-turn-helix domain-containing protein, with product MGDKILKIGTVHQCNCCLGSKTLHPLVSVIDLSMADLSPHTDIKFGFYTLLLSECKCEAYTYGHQCYDFSDGTLVCLAPGESISMKENNKRFPSKGWILAFHPDLICGTPLGLNIHNYTFFSYLPEEALHISQREKQIILEFLEKINQELQRCIDRHSKKIISKYIELLLDYCIRFYERQFITRNEANKKIIKEFNRLLDTHISTKAIQSIGMLSYEYCAKFLHLSPAYLNDLLIYETGKSFNEYIQFKRFEIAKDWLQNTDKPLNQIAEELGFSNSHYFSRLFKKITGCSPNEFRVPN from the coding sequence ATGGGAGATAAAATACTCAAGATAGGAACCGTGCATCAATGTAATTGTTGCCTGGGAAGCAAGACACTGCACCCGCTGGTCAGTGTCATTGACCTCTCAATGGCGGACTTATCTCCACATACGGACATTAAATTCGGATTTTATACACTTCTGTTGAGCGAATGTAAATGCGAAGCTTATACATACGGACATCAGTGCTATGATTTCTCGGACGGAACCCTCGTATGTCTGGCTCCGGGAGAATCAATCAGCATGAAAGAGAATAACAAGAGATTCCCTTCCAAAGGATGGATACTGGCTTTTCATCCCGACTTGATTTGCGGTACCCCTCTGGGGCTTAACATACACAATTATACGTTCTTCTCTTATCTTCCCGAAGAAGCGCTGCATATCTCGCAACGTGAAAAACAGATTATTCTGGAGTTTCTGGAGAAGATCAATCAAGAACTCCAACGCTGCATCGACCGGCATAGCAAGAAAATCATTTCAAAATACATTGAGCTGTTGCTGGATTATTGCATCCGTTTCTACGAACGGCAGTTCATCACACGCAATGAAGCTAATAAGAAGATTATCAAAGAATTTAATCGTCTGCTAGATACTCATATCAGTACGAAAGCTATTCAGTCAATCGGTATGCTTTCCTATGAATATTGCGCTAAGTTCCTTCATTTATCACCTGCATATCTCAATGACCTGCTGATATATGAAACAGGGAAATCGTTCAATGAGTATATCCAGTTCAAACGTTTCGAGATTGCAAAAGACTGGTTGCAGAATACCGATAAACCACTTAATCAGATTGCAGAGGAACTGGGATTCTCTAATTCACATTATTTCAGCCGTCTGTTCAAAAAAATCACAGGCTGTTCGCCCAATGAATTCAGAGTACCCAATTGA
- a CDS encoding clostripain-related cysteine peptidase: METTHKYFRLIQSVIFILLLSFSMSSCEKEEPVSTPPSTRQTDPPVDDLTDFETSDPIIRPNNEQTVFMYLPWSTNLTSNFKQNITDLRKVVARNILKNERIIVFMCTKATEASLFELVYEDGKEVRKTYKNYKYPSPSYTTADGIAAILNDVETYAPAKRYAMIIGCHGLGWIPVSNTQSRSRFSATKRHWEYENVPMTRLFGGLSPEYQTDITTLAEGITRVGLKMEYILFDDCYMSGVEVAYDLKDVTEHLIASTSEVMAYGMPYAEIGEYLIGKVNYEKICEGFHSFYSNYTTMPCGTLAVTDCSELGNLATIMKDINSQYTFDPTLVGSLQRLDGYSPVIFFDCWDYVSKLCPDQGLLAQFKEQLDRTVPFKRNTDYYYTMSGGGKKIKIDTFSGITISDPSTSTEAARKKETAWYAATH, translated from the coding sequence ATGGAGACAACTCACAAATATTTTCGACTGATACAATCAGTTATCTTCATACTACTTCTTTCCTTCAGCATGAGTTCGTGTGAGAAAGAAGAACCGGTTTCCACTCCCCCGAGTACAAGACAAACAGATCCACCGGTCGACGACTTGACGGATTTTGAAACTAGTGACCCGATTATACGTCCGAATAATGAACAAACCGTATTCATGTATCTTCCCTGGTCTACTAACCTTACAAGTAACTTCAAACAGAATATTACCGATCTGAGAAAAGTCGTTGCAAGGAATATACTGAAGAATGAACGGATTATCGTGTTCATGTGTACCAAAGCGACAGAAGCTTCCCTTTTCGAGCTTGTCTATGAGGACGGAAAGGAAGTACGAAAGACTTATAAAAATTATAAGTATCCAAGTCCTTCATATACAACAGCAGATGGCATTGCCGCTATTCTGAATGATGTTGAAACCTATGCTCCTGCCAAACGATATGCAATGATTATCGGGTGTCACGGACTGGGATGGATTCCTGTATCCAATACTCAATCCCGCAGTAGATTCAGTGCAACCAAGAGACATTGGGAATATGAAAATGTACCTATGACACGTTTATTCGGCGGACTGTCTCCCGAATATCAGACGGATATAACTACGCTTGCCGAAGGAATAACCCGTGTCGGCCTGAAAATGGAATATATACTTTTTGATGATTGCTATATGTCGGGTGTAGAGGTAGCTTACGATCTCAAGGATGTAACGGAGCATTTAATTGCATCTACCAGTGAAGTTATGGCGTATGGAATGCCTTATGCAGAGATTGGAGAGTATTTAATAGGCAAAGTCAATTACGAGAAGATTTGTGAAGGATTCCATTCTTTTTATTCAAATTATACAACAATGCCATGCGGTACGCTTGCTGTTACTGATTGCTCAGAATTGGGAAATCTGGCAACCATAATGAAAGACATTAATAGCCAATATACATTTGACCCGACATTAGTCGGTTCTTTGCAAAGACTGGACGGCTATTCGCCTGTTATATTCTTCGATTGCTGGGACTATGTTTCAAAGTTGTGTCCTGACCAGGGATTATTAGCTCAATTTAAAGAACAGTTGGACAGGACTGTTCCATTCAAAAGAAATACAGATTATTACTATACAATGAGCGGAGGCGGAAAAAAAATAAAAATAGATACTTTCTCGGGGATTACTATTTCCGACCCGAGTACCAGTACGGAAGCTGCCAGGAAGAAAGAAACAGCCTGGTATGCCGCTACACATTGA
- a CDS encoding RtcB family protein codes for MEKVIMGTRVPAKLWLSEVEESCLSQIRDLTSLPFAFRHIAIMPDAHAGKGMPIGGVLATKGVIVPNAVGVDIGCGMCAIKTNRKAEDFNYTDLTSIMSKIRKVIPLGFDHQNKKQDKELLPQGFDLEEMPIVKNQYEACLKQIGTLGGGNHFIEIQKDTDTSDVWVMIHSGSRNVGLKVANHYNKIAQYWNEKWYSEMIPGLAYLPMETQMAKDYFHEMNFCVAFAFANRQLMMTRICESIQAVKPDTDFEPMINIAHNYAAWENHFDQNVIVHRKGATRAYEGEIGIIPGSMGTKSYIVEGLGNPESFKSCSHGAGRLMGRKDACRRLSLEEETERMNQQGIIHGLRTQDGLDEAPGAYKDIDQVIANERDLVKPLVELAPMAVIKG; via the coding sequence ATGGAAAAAGTAATTATGGGAACACGTGTACCCGCCAAGCTGTGGTTGAGTGAAGTAGAAGAATCCTGTCTGTCGCAAATCCGCGATTTGACTTCACTTCCTTTCGCATTCAGGCATATTGCTATTATGCCCGATGCCCATGCGGGAAAAGGAATGCCCATTGGCGGTGTGCTAGCTACGAAAGGTGTGATTGTTCCCAATGCTGTGGGAGTGGATATCGGATGCGGAATGTGTGCGATTAAGACAAATCGTAAAGCAGAGGATTTCAATTATACGGACTTGACTTCCATTATGTCGAAGATTCGTAAAGTTATTCCTTTGGGATTCGACCATCAGAATAAGAAGCAGGATAAAGAACTGCTTCCTCAAGGATTTGATTTAGAAGAAATGCCGATTGTGAAGAATCAGTACGAAGCCTGTTTGAAGCAGATAGGTACGTTGGGCGGTGGTAATCACTTTATAGAGATTCAGAAAGATACGGATACTTCCGATGTGTGGGTGATGATTCATTCGGGAAGCCGAAATGTCGGTCTGAAGGTTGCCAATCATTATAATAAGATAGCGCAATACTGGAACGAGAAATGGTACTCTGAAATGATACCGGGATTGGCTTACCTGCCTATGGAGACACAGATGGCAAAAGATTATTTCCATGAAATGAATTTCTGTGTGGCTTTTGCCTTTGCCAACCGTCAGTTGATGATGACACGTATCTGTGAATCCATTCAAGCGGTGAAGCCGGATACGGACTTCGAGCCGATGATTAATATTGCCCATAACTATGCAGCCTGGGAAAATCATTTCGACCAGAATGTAATTGTACACCGAAAAGGAGCGACGCGGGCTTATGAAGGCGAGATTGGTATTATTCCCGGTTCTATGGGTACTAAGTCTTATATTGTCGAAGGTTTGGGTAATCCGGAGAGTTTCAAGAGTTGCTCGCACGGTGCAGGTCGGTTGATGGGAAGAAAAGATGCCTGCCGTCGTTTGTCACTGGAAGAAGAAACGGAACGAATGAATCAACAAGGTATCATTCACGGACTGCGTACACAGGATGGTCTTGACGAAGCACCGGGAGCTTATAAAGATATCGATCAAGTGATAGCCAATGAACGGGATTTGGTAAAACCATTGGTGGAACTGGCTCCGATGGCAGTGATTAAAGGATAA
- a CDS encoding SDR family oxidoreductase produces MKNILIIGANGFTGRQLLNDLSIHKQYNVTGCSLHPDIFPTPDKAGNYHFIETDIRDVAAVKDLFKEVHPDVVVNCSALSVPDYCETHHEEACLTNVTAVEQLAHLCEEYKSRFIHLSTDFVFDGRMNEHTGQLYTEEDVPAPVNYYGFTKWKGEEKVARICSNYAIARVEIVYGKALPGQHGNIVLLVMNRLKAGQEIRVVSNQWRTPTYVGDVSNGIQLLIENTTNGIFHICGDECMTIAEIAYQVADCMNLDRSLIRPATTEEMKEATPRPRFSGMSIEKAKTILGYEPRKLKKVLFDWKLL; encoded by the coding sequence ATGAAAAATATACTGATTATCGGCGCTAACGGGTTTACCGGACGCCAGTTATTGAATGATTTGTCTATTCATAAACAATATAACGTCACCGGATGCTCCCTGCACCCGGATATTTTTCCAACTCCGGACAAGGCCGGAAACTATCATTTCATTGAAACTGATATACGGGACGTGGCGGCTGTGAAAGACCTTTTCAAAGAAGTTCATCCCGATGTAGTCGTCAACTGTTCTGCTCTGTCCGTCCCCGATTATTGCGAGACACACCACGAAGAAGCCTGTCTTACCAATGTTACGGCAGTAGAGCAACTGGCACATCTCTGTGAAGAATACAAAAGCCGCTTCATCCATCTATCTACCGATTTCGTCTTTGACGGAAGGATGAATGAGCATACCGGACAATTATATACGGAAGAAGACGTTCCTGCTCCCGTTAATTATTACGGATTTACCAAATGGAAAGGCGAAGAAAAGGTTGCCAGGATTTGTAGCAACTACGCAATAGCACGTGTAGAAATCGTCTATGGCAAGGCATTGCCAGGTCAACATGGAAATATCGTCCTATTAGTGATGAACCGTTTGAAAGCCGGACAAGAGATTCGCGTTGTATCCAATCAATGGCGAACCCCAACTTATGTCGGAGACGTATCAAACGGAATACAACTCCTGATAGAAAATACGACCAACGGAATATTCCATATCTGTGGGGATGAATGTATGACTATCGCCGAGATTGCTTACCAGGTAGCAGACTGTATGAATCTCGACCGTTCGCTTATCCGTCCTGCCACTACGGAAGAGATGAAAGAAGCCACTCCCCGCCCCCGTTTCAGCGGAATGAGTATTGAAAAAGCTAAAACGATACTTGGATACGAACCACGAAAACTAAAAAAGGTTCTTTTTGATTGGAAACTTCTATAA
- a CDS encoding LysO family transporter, with the protein MFSIISTMFLGIGIGYVLRNWSILQKTEKTISLTIFLLLFILGVSIGSNSLIVNNLGKFGWQAVILASSGVLGSLIAARLVLQLFFKKGGKQ; encoded by the coding sequence ATGTTCTCTATTATATCTACTATGTTCTTAGGAATCGGCATCGGTTATGTATTGCGTAACTGGAGTATTCTGCAAAAGACAGAAAAGACAATTTCTCTTACAATATTCTTGTTACTCTTTATTCTCGGTGTGTCTATCGGCTCTAACAGTCTGATTGTGAACAATCTCGGAAAGTTCGGATGGCAAGCTGTTATTCTTGCTTCATCCGGTGTATTGGGAAGCCTGATTGCTGCCCGCTTAGTATTACAACTATTTTTCAAGAAAGGAGGTAAACAATGA
- a CDS encoding lysine exporter LysO family protein → MKGSLIVILFFCVGCVMGLFNKFQFDTHTISMYILYALMLQVGISIGSNKNLKAIISHLHPKMLLIPLGTIIGTLLFSALASILLSQWSVFDCMAVGSGFAYYSLSSILITQFKEPSIGLQLATELGTIALLTNIFREMMALLGTPLIKKYFGKLAPISAAGVNSMDVLLPSISRYSGKEMIPIAILHGILIDMSVPVFVSFFCNL, encoded by the coding sequence ATGAAAGGAAGTCTGATTGTTATATTATTCTTTTGCGTAGGCTGTGTCATGGGACTTTTCAATAAGTTCCAATTTGATACACACACCATTTCCATGTACATATTGTACGCGCTGATGCTACAAGTAGGTATCAGTATCGGTTCCAACAAGAATCTGAAAGCTATCATCTCACATCTGCACCCCAAGATGTTGCTGATTCCGTTGGGCACTATTATCGGTACATTGTTGTTCTCTGCCCTGGCAAGCATATTGTTAAGCCAATGGAGTGTATTCGACTGCATGGCAGTGGGAAGCGGATTTGCTTATTACTCGCTTTCCTCTATCCTCATCACCCAGTTCAAAGAGCCGTCTATCGGCTTGCAACTGGCTACTGAACTGGGAACAATCGCCTTGCTGACTAATATCTTCCGTGAAATGATGGCACTTCTCGGAACTCCGCTCATCAAGAAGTACTTCGGGAAATTGGCTCCCATCTCTGCGGCGGGAGTCAATTCCATGGATGTACTATTGCCTTCTATCAGCAGATATTCGGGAAAAGAAATGATTCCTATCGCCATCTTGCATGGTATCCTCATTGATATGAGCGTCCCGGTATTCGTTTCTTTTTTCTGTAATCTCTAA